A DNA window from uncultured Methanoregula sp. contains the following coding sequences:
- a CDS encoding SprT family zinc-dependent metalloprotease, protein MDEISIEKIVRSRRRTIALIITPEARLIVRAPLRAPSEVIHAVIREKEGWIRKKLDEMKKRPQATVHTYEEGENFYFLGRAYPLHIVDDGRASIERTDRLCVSRSLEPEIAGWIKRWYVLEAEKEIRSRCMWFSMTTGYTPASVRISDARGRWGSCTSRGGLNFSWRLIQAPLEIVDYVIVHELVHLRQPDHSRKFWAKVKEIMPDYERRRKWLRENERLLRI, encoded by the coding sequence ATGGACGAGATCAGTATTGAAAAGATAGTCCGCTCACGGCGCAGGACCATTGCGCTCATCATCACTCCCGAAGCCCGGCTGATCGTGAGGGCTCCCCTGCGGGCACCGTCTGAGGTGATCCATGCCGTGATCCGGGAAAAGGAAGGCTGGATCCGGAAGAAACTCGACGAGATGAAAAAGCGGCCGCAGGCAACCGTGCACACGTATGAGGAAGGCGAGAACTTCTATTTCCTCGGGAGAGCCTACCCGCTGCATATTGTTGACGATGGCAGAGCATCCATCGAACGCACGGACCGTCTCTGCGTCTCGCGTTCCCTTGAACCTGAAATAGCGGGGTGGATAAAGCGCTGGTATGTCCTTGAGGCCGAAAAAGAGATCCGGTCCCGGTGCATGTGGTTCTCGATGACGACAGGATATACACCCGCATCGGTTCGCATCTCGGATGCCCGCGGGCGATGGGGTTCCTGCACGTCAAGAGGAGGGCTCAACTTCAGCTGGCGGCTGATCCAGGCCCCGCTGGAGATCGTGGATTATGTTATCGTCCATGAGCTCGTTCATCTCAGGCAGCCCGATCATTCACGGAAGTTCTGGGCAAAGGTAAAGGAGATCATGCCGGACTACGAGCGGAGAAGAAAATGGCTCCGGGAGAACGAGCGGCTGCTCAGGATATAA
- a CDS encoding GNAT family N-acetyltransferase, which produces MQINADISSDPDRLRMDDIHAMLKKTYWSTGITKEEIAHGIKNSALVVGAYADNGRQVGFCRVISDKTRFAYLLDVIVAEDCRRKGIGQAMVRYTISHPDLRHVYQWLLKTSDAHGVYAKYGFLPCTEPELWMGRMSGRPDRRVFEE; this is translated from the coding sequence ATGCAGATAAACGCGGATATCTCGTCAGACCCGGACCGTCTCCGGATGGACGATATCCATGCCATGCTCAAAAAAACCTACTGGAGCACGGGAATTACGAAAGAAGAGATTGCGCATGGTATCAAAAACTCGGCGCTCGTAGTAGGGGCATATGCGGATAACGGGCGGCAAGTCGGGTTCTGTCGCGTCATCTCCGACAAGACGCGTTTTGCCTATCTCCTGGACGTGATCGTTGCAGAAGACTGCCGCCGGAAGGGGATCGGGCAGGCAATGGTCCGGTACACGATCTCGCACCCGGATCTCAGGCATGTATACCAGTGGCTGCTGAAAACAAGCGATGCTCACGGGGTGTATGCGAAATACGGTTTTTTGCCCTGCACTGAACCGGAGCTCTGGATGGGTCGCATGTCAGGAAGGCCGGACAGAAGGGTGTTCGAGGAATAG
- a CDS encoding N-acetyltransferase gives MDSFYIRPELPEDIPAILEVQFQAFAQDGEARLVSALRHDGNINPELSLVAVHKDRIIGHILFCPISIVSDTAETPALALAPLAVHQDFQCMGIGAALIEEGIGECQRLGHRIVIVVGHPGYYPRFGFTPARKSGILAPFPCPDEAFMALPLETGALDGIEGMVRYPEAFDAVGAHTS, from the coding sequence ATGGATTCCTTTTATATCCGGCCGGAACTTCCGGAAGATATTCCCGCTATTTTGGAAGTCCAGTTCCAGGCGTTTGCACAGGACGGCGAGGCGCGGCTCGTCAGCGCCCTGCGCCACGATGGCAACATCAACCCCGAACTCTCCCTTGTTGCCGTGCACAAGGATCGGATCATCGGCCACATCCTATTTTGCCCGATCAGTATCGTCTCGGATACCGCTGAGACCCCTGCCCTTGCTCTCGCCCCCCTCGCGGTTCACCAGGATTTCCAGTGCATGGGGATCGGTGCAGCCCTCATCGAAGAGGGTATCGGGGAGTGCCAGCGTCTGGGCCACCGCATCGTGATCGTGGTCGGCCACCCGGGTTATTATCCCCGGTTTGGTTTTACTCCCGCCCGGAAATCCGGGATACTCGCACCGTTTCCCTGCCCCGATGAGGCTTTCATGGCCCTGCCCCTCGAAACCGGGGCGCTCGACGGGATTGAGGGAATGGTCAGGTACCCGGAGGCATTCGATGCGGTCGGGGCTCACACCTCGTAA
- a CDS encoding SagB/ThcOx family dehydrogenase: MAEQEDSNPAAGGAGREFMERTKYQYIGRSDQQKGLPQPPLELPADPELPIIPLPHPDSFGIPPVDLREVIEQRTSIRTYAHEPLSLDELGFLLWCTQGVKTIHGNLATFRTVPSAGARHAFETYILVNNVDELEPGLYRYLALTHRLQLVDTDPTIAIRITAACFNQQFLLRSGAVFLWVAVPYRMTWRYGERGYRDLHLDCGHVCQNLYLAAEAIRCGVCAIAAFDDDGMNAILGINGTDQFLIYLATVGKRLE, from the coding sequence ATGGCAGAACAGGAAGACAGCAATCCGGCTGCCGGGGGAGCCGGCCGGGAGTTCATGGAGCGGACAAAATACCAGTATATCGGGAGGAGCGACCAGCAGAAGGGCCTCCCCCAGCCTCCTCTCGAACTGCCTGCAGATCCAGAACTTCCCATAATCCCCCTCCCGCATCCGGACTCCTTTGGGATACCCCCGGTCGATCTCCGCGAGGTCATTGAACAGCGTACCAGTATCCGCACCTATGCCCACGAGCCGCTTTCTCTTGACGAACTGGGATTCCTGCTCTGGTGCACCCAGGGCGTGAAAACCATCCACGGAAACCTTGCAACGTTCCGGACGGTTCCTTCCGCAGGCGCACGCCATGCATTTGAAACGTACATCCTGGTAAACAACGTAGATGAGCTTGAGCCGGGACTGTACCGGTACCTCGCACTCACCCACCGGCTCCAGCTGGTGGACACCGATCCCACGATCGCGATCCGAATAACCGCAGCGTGCTTCAACCAGCAGTTCCTGCTCCGGAGCGGCGCGGTCTTTCTCTGGGTGGCAGTCCCGTACCGCATGACATGGCGCTATGGCGAGCGGGGATACCGCGATCTCCACCTCGATTGCGGGCATGTCTGCCAGAATCTCTACCTGGCAGCAGAAGCCATCCGGTGCGGGGTCTGCGCCATTGCAGCCTTCGATGATGACGGGATGAACGCGATCCTGGGAATAAACGGAACCGACCAGTTCCTGATCTACCTTGCAACCGTGGGAAAAAGGCTGGAATGA
- a CDS encoding DNA methyltransferase, which yields MTGPALLGKNGFAGTLAGFCSTSGHPTLEEDSEIGTVRVKKYTNEFWTSRQRQASSIHEISYRACFKPQLPRFFISLLTRPDGVVYDPFNGRGTTVVEAALLGRRVIANDANPLSRIMTLPRFYPPGLSDVEDRLAAIPPGSDRAEIDLSMFYHPDTEQEIVALRRYLLERRAASLDDSIDRWIAMVATNRLTGHSRGFFSVYTLPPNQAVSPKSQKKINEKRCQTPEYRNTRRIIITKTKSLLRSVTAADLENLNHAGNTALLITGDAQESPAIPDESVNLTVTSPPFLDIVQYREDNWLRCWFNGLDANEIGKEITMARTVDRWAVVMGRVFRELYRITAPGGYVAFEVGEVRNRTIHLEEHVVPLGVAAGFTCECVLINQQAFTKTSNIWGVGNMAAGTNTNRIVVFRKP from the coding sequence GTGACCGGTCCAGCATTGCTCGGTAAGAATGGTTTTGCCGGTACCCTTGCCGGGTTCTGCAGTACATCCGGCCACCCCACTCTTGAGGAAGATTCGGAGATTGGAACCGTCAGGGTAAAAAAATACACCAACGAATTCTGGACCTCGCGCCAGCGGCAGGCATCCTCGATCCACGAGATCTCGTACCGGGCCTGCTTCAAACCCCAGCTTCCCCGTTTTTTTATCAGCCTCCTTACCCGGCCGGATGGCGTTGTGTACGATCCGTTCAACGGCCGCGGGACAACAGTCGTCGAAGCCGCCCTCCTTGGCCGGCGCGTCATCGCAAACGATGCAAATCCCCTGTCCCGGATAATGACCCTGCCCCGTTTCTATCCCCCCGGCCTTTCAGATGTGGAGGATCGTCTCGCGGCGATACCCCCGGGGAGCGATCGGGCAGAGATCGATCTCTCCATGTTCTATCACCCGGATACCGAGCAGGAGATCGTTGCACTGCGCCGGTATCTTCTCGAAAGAAGAGCAGCATCTCTGGATGACTCTATTGATCGGTGGATTGCCATGGTTGCAACGAACCGCTTGACCGGGCACTCCCGGGGTTTCTTCTCGGTGTACACCCTTCCCCCGAACCAGGCAGTTTCTCCGAAAAGCCAGAAGAAGATCAATGAGAAGCGCTGCCAGACCCCGGAATACCGGAACACCCGGCGCATCATCATAACCAAGACGAAAAGCCTCCTGCGCTCTGTGACTGCAGCAGACCTTGAGAACCTCAATCATGCCGGCAACACAGCGCTTCTCATAACCGGTGATGCACAGGAAAGCCCGGCCATACCGGATGAATCGGTAAACCTGACCGTCACGTCGCCGCCGTTCCTCGATATTGTCCAGTACCGCGAGGACAACTGGCTCCGCTGCTGGTTTAATGGACTCGATGCAAACGAGATCGGCAAAGAGATCACCATGGCCCGGACCGTTGACCGGTGGGCCGTGGTGATGGGCCGGGTCTTCCGCGAACTCTACCGGATCACAGCACCGGGAGGATATGTTGCGTTCGAGGTAGGGGAAGTCCGCAACCGGACGATCCATCTCGAAGAACATGTGGTGCCACTCGGGGTTGCAGCCGGTTTTACCTGCGAATGCGTGCTCATCAACCAGCAGGCATTCACCAAGACTTCGAACATCTGGGGTGTCGGGAACATGGCGGCAGGCACGAACACCAACCGGATCGTGGTCTTCAGGAAGCCTTGA
- a CDS encoding AarF/ABC1/UbiB kinase family protein produces MVTRIRRYAQIIDVLGNYGFSIGLEKMFPGRAGFRLPTSGKTPETSTVYERIRLALEDLGPTFVKFGQIMSTRTELLPPEMIEQLKKLQDHAKPIPFSEVRAILEENIPDLDDHFCEIEETPVASASIGQVHRAFLKDGTMVAIKVQRPGIPELIETDIGILQSMAERIETVFPETRVYNPTGMVDDFAHQIVKELDFTREARNMDRMARNFHDVPGIHFPKIYWEFTRPHVMVMEFIEGVRIDNAEAISEMGFVPHDIGVRGFHAYLKMIFEDGFFHGDPHPGNLFVSKTGDIVFLDFGIVGILRPEKRQLFINLLFALVNDDIELMLRSLEGFGIVIAEEDREAIRDDLYLLMHDFSGGGGDGVSQLNFGLVVSELTETMRRYKLRVPMNLMLLLKVFMMVLDVGVRLDPKFNFGKEVTPYLSKLADTNNFSAAYLKRASMTLLEAADALFDMPRNLNLMLRRLSTGTFKLEIVDTDIQKLQMALDKASDKLMMALVVAALVVGSSMVISAQPSELPKQIIWIAIAGYTAAVLVGFYAIYHVIFLRFRMDR; encoded by the coding sequence ATGGTCACCCGTATCAGGCGGTATGCACAGATTATCGATGTGCTGGGCAACTACGGATTCAGCATTGGTCTTGAAAAGATGTTCCCCGGAAGGGCTGGCTTCCGTCTCCCCACCTCCGGAAAAACCCCTGAAACCTCCACGGTGTACGAACGGATACGGCTGGCACTCGAAGACCTGGGACCCACCTTTGTGAAGTTCGGCCAGATCATGAGCACGAGGACCGAACTTCTGCCGCCGGAGATGATCGAGCAGCTCAAGAAACTCCAGGACCATGCAAAGCCGATCCCGTTCTCCGAGGTACGGGCCATCCTTGAAGAGAACATCCCTGACCTGGACGACCATTTCTGCGAGATCGAGGAGACCCCGGTGGCATCGGCATCGATAGGCCAGGTCCATCGTGCATTTCTCAAGGACGGGACGATGGTTGCCATCAAGGTCCAGCGCCCGGGCATCCCCGAACTCATCGAGACGGATATCGGGATCCTCCAGTCCATGGCAGAAAGGATCGAGACGGTCTTTCCCGAGACCCGGGTCTACAACCCGACCGGTATGGTGGACGACTTTGCCCACCAGATCGTAAAAGAACTGGATTTCACAAGGGAAGCCCGCAACATGGACCGGATGGCCCGCAACTTCCACGATGTGCCCGGGATTCATTTCCCGAAAATTTACTGGGAGTTCACCCGTCCGCACGTCATGGTCATGGAGTTCATCGAAGGTGTCCGGATCGACAACGCGGAGGCCATCAGCGAGATGGGCTTCGTTCCCCACGATATCGGCGTCCGGGGGTTCCACGCCTACCTGAAGATGATCTTCGAGGACGGTTTTTTCCACGGCGATCCGCACCCGGGCAACCTGTTCGTTTCCAAGACCGGCGATATAGTTTTCCTGGACTTCGGGATCGTCGGTATCCTGCGGCCGGAGAAGCGGCAGCTCTTCATCAACCTCCTCTTCGCCCTCGTCAACGATGATATCGAACTGATGCTCCGGTCGCTTGAGGGCTTCGGGATCGTCATTGCCGAGGAAGACCGGGAAGCCATACGGGACGATCTCTACCTCCTGATGCACGACTTTTCCGGCGGGGGTGGCGATGGCGTATCCCAGCTCAACTTCGGTCTGGTCGTGAGCGAACTGACTGAGACCATGCGCCGCTACAAACTCCGGGTGCCGATGAACCTGATGCTCCTCTTAAAGGTCTTCATGATGGTCCTGGATGTGGGTGTCCGGCTCGATCCCAAGTTCAATTTCGGCAAGGAGGTCACTCCCTACCTCTCGAAGCTGGCCGATACCAACAATTTTTCCGCAGCCTACCTCAAACGGGCCTCGATGACTCTCCTGGAAGCTGCCGATGCCCTCTTCGATATGCCCCGCAACCTCAACCTCATGCTGAGGCGGCTTTCTACAGGTACATTCAAGCTGGAGATCGTTGACACGGATATCCAGAAACTCCAGATGGCGCTTGACAAGGCCAGCGACAAGCTCATGATGGCCCTCGTCGTTGCGGCCCTTGTAGTGGGTTCCTCCATGGTTATCAGCGCCCAGCCAAGCGAGCTGCCCAAACAGATCATATGGATTGCAATTGCAGGGTACACGGCCGCTGTGCTGGTCGGGTTCTATGCTATCTACCACGTGATCTTCCTGCGGTTCAGGATGGACCGTTAA
- a CDS encoding DNA-deoxyinosine glycosylase, producing the protein MIRETLISGAEATAGGLLPICGNNPRVLILGSFPSVLSLHGRMYYGNPKNRFWRIMEDLFCISASLPYEERIEQIKVHRVALWDVICCCSREGSADSKIRDPVFNDIGGFLSSHPGIVLIALNGSTAARYFRKSFRDPGVEVVALPSTSPAHARARYEEILEKWKILKDAVR; encoded by the coding sequence ATGATTCGCGAAACCCTCATTTCCGGCGCGGAAGCAACCGCAGGGGGCCTCCTGCCGATATGTGGGAACAACCCCCGGGTCCTGATACTCGGCAGTTTCCCAAGTGTCCTCTCGCTCCACGGAAGGATGTACTACGGGAACCCGAAGAACCGGTTCTGGAGGATCATGGAAGATCTCTTCTGCATCAGTGCCTCGCTCCCGTACGAAGAGCGTATTGAACAGATCAAAGTACACCGGGTAGCCCTCTGGGATGTGATCTGCTGCTGTTCCCGGGAGGGGAGTGCGGATAGTAAGATCCGTGATCCGGTCTTCAACGATATCGGAGGCTTTCTTTCCAGCCATCCCGGCATTGTGCTCATCGCACTCAACGGGAGCACGGCAGCCCGGTACTTCCGGAAATCGTTTCGAGATCCGGGAGTTGAAGTTGTTGCCCTGCCGTCAACGAGTCCGGCACATGCCCGGGCACGGTATGAAGAGATTCTTGAAAAATGGAAGATCCTGAAAGATGCAGTGCGGTAA
- a CDS encoding ferredoxin-thioredoxin reductase catalytic domain-containing protein — translation MTEDIHAEEDMLKWAKAYAHKQHWTLNADEKQLSTVIKGLVRNKTKFGRPYCPCRLRSGDEEKDRNIECPCIYHKDEISTMGHCHCNLYYKQ, via the coding sequence ATGACAGAAGATATTCATGCAGAAGAGGATATGCTGAAGTGGGCGAAGGCGTATGCCCACAAGCAGCACTGGACCCTCAACGCCGATGAAAAACAACTATCCACGGTCATCAAGGGGCTCGTGCGCAACAAGACCAAGTTCGGGCGGCCCTACTGCCCCTGCCGGCTCCGGAGCGGGGATGAGGAGAAGGACAGGAACATCGAGTGCCCCTGCATTTACCACAAGGACGAGATTTCCACCATGGGTCACTGCCACTGCAACCTCTATTACAAACAATAA
- the purC gene encoding phosphoribosylaminoimidazolesuccinocarboxamide synthase, which yields MKQKDLLYAGKAKSVYRTDKKGRLIVEFRDDITAFDGGKKDTLKNKGSYNAGVSAFFFDYLAKNGVKTHFIEMLDGNRMAVRELEMIPLEVIVRNIAAGSIVRNYPFKEGTKLDPPVIVIDFKDDSRHDPMLNDDLIVALKLATPQELRRIKKAALEVNLHLKKLLAREGITLVDFKIEFGKQGRTIYLGDEISMDSMRLWDKKTGESLDKDVYRFNKGDVMDTYNRVAQRITKTAKKR from the coding sequence GTGAAGCAGAAAGACCTTCTCTATGCCGGGAAAGCCAAATCGGTGTACCGGACGGATAAAAAAGGCAGACTGATCGTTGAATTCCGGGACGACATCACCGCATTTGACGGCGGCAAGAAAGATACCCTCAAGAACAAGGGCAGTTATAATGCGGGGGTTTCGGCGTTCTTCTTCGACTATCTCGCAAAGAACGGCGTCAAGACCCATTTTATCGAGATGCTGGATGGCAACCGCATGGCGGTCCGCGAACTGGAGATGATCCCGCTCGAAGTGATTGTCCGGAACATCGCGGCCGGCTCCATTGTCCGGAATTACCCGTTCAAGGAAGGGACGAAACTGGATCCTCCGGTCATTGTCATCGATTTCAAGGACGACTCCCGGCACGACCCGATGCTCAACGACGACCTGATCGTTGCCCTGAAACTCGCAACCCCGCAGGAACTCAGGAGGATCAAAAAAGCTGCGCTCGAAGTGAACCTCCACCTGAAAAAACTCCTGGCCCGGGAGGGAATAACCCTTGTTGATTTCAAGATTGAATTCGGCAAACAGGGCAGGACCATTTATCTCGGCGACGAGATCAGCATGGACTCCATGCGCCTCTGGGACAAGAAGACCGGCGAGTCGCTCGACAAGGATGTCTACCGGTTCAACAAGGGAGATGTGATGGATACCTACAACAGGGTCGCGCAGCGGATCACGAAGACCGCAAAAAAGCGGTAA